Genomic DNA from Syntrophales bacterium:
CCGTTAGAGTCTTTAAGAAGAAGGTATTTATGGAACCCTTGGATTCTGGAGTTTCAACAACCTTCTGGAAGTATTTCTTCTCGATCTCCAGACCTTCTCTAAGGGAAACCTTTAGTCCTTCCTGCAGGGCAGCTAAAGCTAACATATGGGCAGGAATTTCTCTTCCTTTTGTTGTTTTTAGCACTTCGGTTCTTGCCATTGCCACTATCTTATCGATGTTAGAAAAATCGTGGCTCGGACGCTTTAAGGTTAACTTTCCCTCTATGAGATCTCCTAAGAATTTTTTTGCCTCGGAGAGGAGATCCGCATCAGGAGGTAGAAGTTTATCCACGATTCCTAGTTCGAAAGCCTTCGCAGCGGGTAGCATGGTTCCCTTGAGTATGAGTTCTATCGCAGGTGTGCCTATGAGGCGAGGGAGCCTTTGGGTTCCACCTGCCCCGGGAAAGAGCCCCACGTTGCATTCTGGAAGGCCGATTAGTGTAGTTTTGCCTTCTTTTGCAATTCTTGCAGTGCATGCTAGAGCAAATTCCAGTCCCCCTCCGAGACAGTGACCGTGGATGGCGGCAAGGGTAGGTACCTTTAATGATTCAATTCTGTTGAAGTGACCATGGAAGATGTTGAGTATCTTCATGGCCTCTTCGCCACTCTCTATGTTGGCGATCATCTGTAAATTGGCTCCGGAGAAGAAATTATCGGGCTTGCCTGAAATAAATAATACACCTTTGATCTCTTCTGAGTTTTCCAGGATGTCTAGTACTTCTCCTAGTTCGGAAATTGCCTCCCGTGTCCATGTGTTCATGGGTTCACCAACCACGTCGAAAGTAACGATGCCCAATTCGTTTTCCAGTTTAACTTCGAATATTTTTCCCATGTGTGTACCCCTCATTTACCTAGTTTTTTCTTAATATCTTCTCTTAGAACACCTTTCAGAATCTTCCCCACTGGGTTTCTGGGGATTGCGGTGATAATTTCCAATCTTTCGGGAATCTTGTATGCCGCAATGCCTTTTTCTTTCATAAAGGTTTTGATCTCCTCTAATGTCAATTGCTCGCCCGGTTTAGGAACAACATAAACACACACCTTTTCTCCGAGCATTTCATCTGGCATGGCTACAGCTGCCGCATCCAGAACTTTCGGGTAAGCAAGAATCATATTCTCCACTTCCTGGGCACTTATGTTGAAACCACCACGGATGATGATGTCTTTTGCCCGATCGAAGAACCCCACGCAATCGTTGTCTTTGATCTGGAAAAGGTCACCTGTGTTGAAGAAACCGTCTTTGTCGAAAGATTTTTCAGTTAGATCTGGCCTACGGAAATAACATGGTATTACGTTTGGACCTTTATACCAGAGTTCTCCCACAGCTCCTTCTTCCGTTAATTCCTTTTTGGTGACGGGATCCAAAATTTTCATATGTATGTGTTTTCGAAGTGGAGATATATTTTCCCATTTCGAGCCTTTCTTTCCATAATGGGGAAAGTGGTCCAGACGCATCTCCAGGTCAGGTATGTCATATGGCCCAGCAACGTTGGCTGTACCCTCATTCTGACCCCATATATTGGCGAATTCAATGCCCCAGCGACGTCTGAGCTCCTGAACAGACCATAGAGATGGTGGAGCCGCTCCGATAGTTATGGCCCTCATCTTTTTTAAATCGAATTGATCAACCTTGGGATGCTTTAGAAGAGCGTTCACAATTGCGGGAACTAGGAGAGTGTAGTTTATCTCCTCGGTCATGAGCTGCATCACAAAGGTGGGTCCGTCAAACGGATGATGGAGACAGAACTTCCCTCCCCCGATGAGCCATTCAATAAACACCGTTCCTACGGAAGCCATGTTGACAAGGGGTCCTGCGGTGATCACATTATCACCAGGTTTTATAGGGGCTGTTTCGTAGCAGAAAGATGCCTGAAATATCCAGTTGTTGTGGCTCAAGGGACATCCCTTTGGTTCTGCTTCTGTACCCGATGACCAGCATAATGTAAAGATATCGTTGGGGTCCAGGGGTACTTTATCTAGTTTCCCTGTTACATCCCCTTTACTCATCTCCCGAATCTCTTCCAGCGTTAATATTTCTTTGAGATTTGAGAAGTTAGGTTTGAGTTCCTCGATCATTTTTTTGTGACTGAAGTTGTTGAATGTTTCCACAGTGATGAACGCTTTGGCCTCTGTCGTTCTTAGCACATGATTGATCTCCGTCTGACGCCACTGCATAGGAAGGGGTGATATTAGGGCTCCAGCCCGGGTAATGGCAAGGTAGAGCATGGCGAGTTCCCAAGTATTGGGTAATTGCACCACTACAATGTCATCCTTGCCGATGCCTTTTGACAGGAGGGCTTCACCTGTGGCGTCCACAGCCCTGTCGAGTTCCTTGTAGGTTAACCTTTCTGGTTTTAGACCAACGAGTGTTTCCTTATTCGGTGGGTCAACGAGACATATCTTGTCGGGTGCTTTGGCCACATTTTCTTTGAAGCAATCGATGAGTGTTTTATTGCCCCACACACCTTTTTCTGTCCATTCTTTAATCTTCTCCTTTGGTGCAAGAATCATAATGTCCCCCCTTTTAGAAATGGTTAAACTTTAAGAATAATGGCTTCCCCCTGAGCAAGCCCGCCGCAAATGGCCGCAACTCCATAACCTCCGCCGCGGCGTCTGAGCTCATACGCGAGGGTCATCGTAATGCGTCCCGCGCTTGCACCGACAGGGTGCCCAATGGCGATGGCCCCCCCGTTTACGTTCGTTCTCTCCTGGAGTTCTTTCCATTTTTTTTCGTCTCCACCCGCTAGGATTTTTGTTGAGACCAGCGGCATGGCAGCAAACGCCTCGTTGATTTCTATGAGTTTCATATCGTCGATTGTAAGACCAGCAGTGGCGAGTGCCTTCTGAATGGTATATGCCGGGATAATGGCAATGCCCCTTGGTTCCATGGCATGAGAAACAACCGCGACCACCGTCGCTAGAGGTTCTAGCCCTCTCTTCTCAGCCTGTTCTCTTGTCATGAGCAGAATGGCACTGGAACCGGCGCTGATGGGCGGGGCATTACCAGCTGTTACCGTCGGACTACCGTAAACTGTTTTGAGCTTAGAGAGTTCTTCGAGAGAAGTTTTCCTAGGAGCTTCATCCCTGTCAATAACAATGGGACCTCCTTTCTTCTGCGGAATGATAACGGGTGTAAGTTCTTCTCCAACTCTTATCTTTCCATCTTCGTAAGCTTTTAGGCAACGTTCGTGGCTCCTTAGGGCCCATTCATCCTGCATTTCGCGTGTTACCCCGTATTCTAAAGCTACTTCCCCGGCGTCCACGGCTACTGGTTTGAATCCCTTTGCCTGGTAACCCAGTTCATAAAGGAGGTCGATGAGCTTGATATGTCCAAGTCTCGTTCCACGTCTTAGACCAGGAGCGAGGTGTGGTGTGCGCGGCATGTTTTCCGAACCTACGGACATTACCGTGTTTGCCATTCCGGCTTTCATTGATAAGGCACCCAATCTTAACGTTGTGAGAGAAGAACAACAGGCGCGATCTAGTGTTACAGAGAAAAGTTCCGGGGGAAAACCGGCTAGCAAAGTTGCCTGTCTGGCGGGTATATCAGTTTCCAGGGCAAATTCGGCTACTACACAGCTTCCGTAGTAAACCTCATCTACTTCTGCGGTTTTAACGTTCACGCGGTTTATAACCTCTTTCATGACGATCATGGCGAGATCAATACTGGGTATGTCGGCCATAGCAGTATCAAACCTGCTGAATGGAGTTCTAACGGCGCTTACAATCACGATATCCGTTTTGTTTTCCATGGCTCGCCTCCTTCATTTTGCGGGCATTCTTAATGCACCATCGAGGCGGATAGTATCACCGTTCAGCATGGGATTCTCTATTATATGCTGGCAGAGCATGGCATATTCGTCTGGACGACCCAGGCGAGGAGGGAAAGGAACCATTCTACACAAGGCTTCACGGGCCGGTTCTGGAAGAGCGGCTAGCATAGGTGTGTCGAATACCCCTGGCGCAATGGTGACCACACGTATTCCATACTCAGCGCATTCCCTCGCGATGGGTAGCGTCATACCTACGATGCCCGCTTTTGAGGCACTGTAGGCAGCTTGACCAATCTGTCCGTCAAAGGCTGCGATGGATGCAGTGTTGATTATCACTCCCCTTTCCCCCTCGGTGTTGGGAGTATTGGTCAACATCTTCTCCACGGCAAGCCTGATGACGTTGAAGGTTCCCACAAGATTTATCTGTAGTACCCTGTTAAAGAAAGAAAGGGGCATTGGGCCTTTCTTGGATAAGACCTTTCCTGGGTCACCCACACCAGCGCAGTTGATGACTACGTTTATAAGACCAAAAGCTTCTAGGCATTGTTTGATTGCGCTGCTCACACTTTCCTCATTCGTTACGTCTGTGTTAGCGAAAATGACCTGATCTCCTAGTTCAGCGGCCAGTTTTTCACCTTTATCCTGTTGAAGATCGAGAATTGCTGCTTTGCCACCCGCTTCAGCGATTCTACGTACACATGCCTCCCCTAATCCAGATGCTCCACCTGTGACCAATGCCACGGTTTGTTTGAAATCCATACTTTTCACTCCTTTCTTTGAGGTTTTATAACCCTTTTCGTATGCCCCTCAGTATGATTTCCATTGCGGCATAGAGGGTAGATTTCCGATAGTCTGATTTTCCCGGCATCATACGATTCTCCTGAAACTGTATCACTCCCATGAAGGTATTCCAGATAATGATGGATACCACTTTTGGGTCTACCTCTCTGAATATCCCTTTCTCCATACCCTCACATATAGCTTTCTCCACCTGTTTGAGATTGGACCGCATGAGATTTTTCAGGTGGGAAAGCTTTTCGGGAGATAGCAGTTTGGAGAATTCCGCTGCTTTGTACCTTGCAACCAGATGGTAGGCGTCTGGGTCCTGTTCATAAAAGGCGTATGTGGCTTCCATCGCCTTTATAATTTTAGTTTCAGGATTATCACTGCTTTCGGAAATTCTTATGAGATTCTGGGAAAGTTTGTTGAGCGAAGGTTCAATGAGAGCGTAGTAGAGATCCTCTTTGCTTTTGAAATAAATGTATATTGTGGCCTTAGAAATCTCTGCCCGTTTCGCTATCTCTTCCATTGTTGCGGCTTCAAAACCTTTTTCGTTGAAGGTCGCCGCTGCACTTTCCCTGATTTGCTTAATCCGGGCGAGTCTTTCCTTTTGCCTGCGTTCTCTTGTACCCATCCCCCTCCTTAGTATTTTCTATAACCGTGGTTACTTTATGACCAAAGTCATAGTAGTTTTATACTTTACTGTCAAGTGAAAAAATGTTCCTAAAAAGGAATCCTTTTTTTCACTTGAGAAATGGATTTTAATTTCAGAAATTCACATTTTCTATCCCTTTCAATCCGAGGATTTTTCTAGCTTCGTCAGGTGTTGCTGGTTCTATCCCCAGTTCTCGGGCTATGCGGATTATTTTCTCCACCTGTTCGGCGTTGCTTTTTGCGAGGCGTCCTTTTTCTAGGTAGAGGTTGTCCTCTAGTCCCACACGGCAATTTCCACCTAGGAGAAGAGACTGAGTGCAGATGGGAAACTGTGCCCTTCCGGCAACGCACACGGAGAACTCAAAATCACCTATGAGCCTTTTCGCGTAATCCACAAGGAACATGAGGTTCTCTGGACTGGCTGTTATGCCTCCCAGAACGCCCATAACAAACTGGATGTATACAGGTTTCTTCACATGACCTGCTTCAATGAGAAAAGCTACATTGTTCACCATTCCCGCATCGTATATTTCAAATTCCGGTTTTGTTCCATTTTCGTTGAAGATGGCACAGTACTCCCTCATGGTTTTGAAGGTGTTTGGGAAAATGAAGTCCTCACTCATGGCCAGATATTTCGTTTCCCAATCGTACTTCCAGCCGCTGAAGCGGGGTATGGCATGGAATAGAGCGAAGTTGATGGACCCTGCGTTAAAAGAGGCAAGTTCCGGTTTGAACAGTGTTACAGGCGCTACTCTCTGTTCCACGGTCATGCCCAAACCCCCACCTGTTGTAATGCAGATGACGATGTTGCACCTACTCTTGATCTCCGTAATTATTTCCCTTATGAGGTTTGTGTCCGGGACAGGCATTCCATTTTCCGGATTACGGGCGTGGATGTGACACACTGCCGCCCCTGCCTCATAGGCCCTCACCGCCTCATCAGCAATCTGTTTAGGCGTGATGGGTAAATAAGGTGACATGGTTGGCGTATGAATGCTCCCCGTAATTGCCGCTGTAATAATGGCCTTCTCTTTCATTTTTCAAGCTCCTTTCTTTATCCTTTCAGGAAATCTGGTCGTGCCCATTCTGGATTGGGGTATGTGTAGAATCCCTTCCCCGTCTTTACTCCCAATTCATTACGATCAATCATCTCTTTGAAAGAGGGTGGGGGTATGTCTCGCGGGTCTTTAGATTCATTGTAGTACGACATTTCAATATCGTATACCACATCCAATCCCACCATGTCCATTAATGCAAAAGGACCGTACGGCATTCCGGTAAACACCATCCATGCACGGTCGATATCTCGGAAGTCCACGTAGCCGTTGCACGCAAGGAAAAGTACGTGTTTTTTTATTGCCCTCCACACGCTGTTAAAACAGAAACCTAGGATTTCCTTGTTGACCTTTAGGGGAATGAGGTCCAAGGAACGGATAAACTGCCTTGCCGTTTCTATTATTTCTGGTAGTGTTTTAGTTCCCCCCATGATGTCACAGAGTATGAAGCCCACGGCAGGTTGATAGAAGTGCATGTTAAGACAACGTTCCGGTCGATTCGTTGCGCTCTCTATGCGGGAGATAGGTATTGAGGAACTGTTCGTGGCGAGGATGGCATGTTTCGGTGCCAACTTGTCCATTTTTGTGAAGACTTCCCTTTTCAGTTCCAACACCTCAGGGACGGCTTCGATAACGAGATCTGCATCTTTCAGACATTCCTCCATGTCAGTGATTACCTTCACACTTGCTGCAGCTTTCTCCCACGCATCTATGGGGACGGTGGGTCCTTTTCCTGTGGTTTTCATTGTGGCTCTTATCTTCTCCAGTGTTTTTGAAAAACTATCCGAGACAGTGTCATATCCTTTCACATTGTATCCGTAGGCAGCGCATTGAACGGAGATCTGTGTTCCCAGTGTACCCAAACCGACGATACTTACGTTTTTGATCTCCATTTTTACCTCCTTTAAATGTTATCAAATTTTCCCGTGAAATTTTAGGAGCATTATCAGTCCATCGTCTCGCCATCTCGCGATTTCCTCGATTGTACGGCCTTGCTCAGGGGAACGTTCGCTTATTTCCTTCAATACACCTTCCTGTGCGATTTCCAACCATCCGGGAGGCCATCTTTTCCAGTCTGCCATGTCCTCCCACCATGATTCCACGGTGGGACCTATGTGCTGAAGTATACCCTTGATGCCCTGTTGACCTCCTCCAAGATGGTAAATGAGATTGGGCCCCATGAGAGCGAGCCGAAGTCCGGGACCGAAGGTAACAGCTCTGTCCACGTCTGCTACAGAACATACACCCCTCCATACAAGATCCACTGCTTCTCTGTAAAGGGCCATGGACAAACGATTCGCAATGAATCCCACGGCTTCCTTCTGAAGTACAATGGGCTCCTTGCCCAGAGCGCGGTAAAAATTGTACGCATGGTCAATGTATTCCTGTGCTGTTCTTTCGCCCTTACTTATTTCTACAAGGGGTATGAGATAAGGGGGGTTGTAAGGATGGGCACCTAGACACCTCTGCGGATAGGCTGACCCCTCAGCAATACGTGTTATCAGCAAACCGGATGTGCTGCTCGCAAAAACTGTATTTGGAGATGCGAATTGATCGACTTCTCTAAGTAATTGCTGTTTTATTTCGTATCTTTCCGGGGCTGCTTCCTGGATGAAATCCGCATCTTTCACTGCTTCAGATAGATCTGTTGTGTATCGGGCGAGCCCTTTGGATACTCTAGCCTGCTCTTCGGTGATGATGCCTTTAGAGACAAGGTAGTCAAAGTTTGTAGAAATACGTTTGCGGGCCATATCCAGAGCTTCATCCGAGATGTCGTATATGTTTACGGGGTAGCCTTTCCAAAGGAAATTCGTTGCCCACCCTGATCCGATTAGACCACCGCCCAGCACGGCGATTTTCTCGATGGTTTTCAGTGTCATTTTTCCACCCCCCTGCTCTAATATATCATGATACCCAGAGGAATTACTACAAAAAGCGCAATAAGCGTTGCGATAATGTGTCCCCAGAAGATGTGTCGGTATGCATTAACGTGAGTTAGACCGGTAACGGCAAGGAAGGTGATGACAACCCCGTTATGCGGTAAAGCATCAAAGCAGCCAGCAGACATCGTGGCGATTCTGTGGATCAGTTCAGGGGAGAGGTTCAATGCTAGGTATTTAGGTATTAAGGTTTCAAGAATAATACCAAGACCTCCTGAAGCTGAGCCTGTAATACCAGCCATTATGTTCGTAGCTATAGATAAAGAAATGATGGGATGCATGGGGAGATTAAGCATCCAGGAGGAAATAGCTTTAAAACCCGCCGTGGAGGCAACGGCCATACCATAGCCCACATCGGCGCAAGTGTTCACTATGGGGATTACAGTATTTACAGCACCTTTATTCAGAGTATCCAGAATATTTTTAAAGTAGGGAAAGAAAAAGGCGAGACAACATATGGTTCCACCCGTTAAGGCCCACACGGCGTCCAGTTTGAAAACGTTTAATAGAACCACAACTACGACCGTAGGTATAGTGCTCAAGTATACATTGGGGAGCTTTTCTGTGTTTACCGTGTCTCCCGTTACTACCCCTATACCTGATGGGGCTATATATGATTCGTTTCGTAGTTTTGCTTTTTTTAGCTCGTATTTGAAGTAAAAGAAGTTAAAAGCGGCCACAATTACTGCACCGGCGATGCCAAGTAGGGGAGCAGCCGTGGGGGTAGAAGCCATGTACTTAGTTGGCATTATGTTCAATATCTGCGGTGAACCGGGGAGCATGGTCATTGTGATGGATCCTATTGAGAACACGTAGGGAATAACAAATAGATGCCAGGGCAAGTTGAGTTCCTTGAAGATCGGTCTCCCTATGGGGATGAGGGCAAATATAACAACAAAGAGACTAACACCACCGTAAGTCAGGGCAACGCCAATAGCGGCAATGGCAATGGCTGCATTCACTGGGTTATCCCGTCCTACGAGTTTGAGAATTCCCTCCGCAATGGAACGGGCCGCACCACTGTCCTCCATAACTTTACCGAAGAGAGATCCCATGAGAAATATGAGGTAGAACTTAGCGGCATAGTTGACAAATCCTTTCATGTACGGTCCCATAAGTGTGTTGAGTATGTCCATACTTGAGAATATTGCTACAATTACAACTGCGAGAGGTGCAATAAGTATGATGTGCCAGCCTCGCAATGCCAGGACTACGATGAAGGCCAAAGAAAAAATGATACCTATGATACTAAGTGTCGTGGGATCCATATGTTCCTCCTTTCAAAGGGTTTTCACGCACAACACCCCTATTAAAGGAGGATCGGGAAGACCACAATGGAGGAGAGCACCCATTTTTAGGGAGTAGAACACCCCATTTTTGATGGTTCATTCATTCCAGAGCTCGGGATCAACGACGCCTATTTTGATGGCGTATTTCAGTAGTTCCAAGCGGTCGTGAATGCCCAGTTTGTTCATCATGGACAATCTGTGTTTTTCTACCGTTTTTGGACTTACGCATAGTATGGAAGCAATCTGGCTTGTGGTATTGCCCTCCACTACAAGTCGGAATACCTGCTGTTCCCTCTCGGATAGGAGGTTGTAACCGTGCGGAGTCGGCGGTTTATCGTGCTGACGCAGATACTGTCCTATTACTTCAGACTTTATCTTTGAGCTGAGGAAGTATTCTCCTCTATGCGCGGCGCGTATTGCCTCAATTATGTCTGTTCTAGGTGAGGCTTTCAGCACGTATCCTAAGGCACCCCGCGCAAGTGCCTGGTATACAAAACTCTCTTTGCCGTACATGGTGAATATTACTATTTTAACCGTCGGAACGGCACTGCGTACCAGCCCTATGAGTTCCAGGCCGTTTAGCACGGGCATGGCAATATCCACAACTATTACATCAGGTTTTAGACTTTTTGTCTTTTCCAGGGCTTCGTATCCATCTTCAGCTTCACCTATAACTTGAAGGTCAGGTTCCGCGTCGATTACCTGTTTAAGTCCGTCTCGAACTATGGCATGATCATCGGCCACAAGAATGTTTATTTTTTTCATGTCCTTTTAGTCTCCTATGGGGATCTCTACCCTTACGCTTGTTCCTTTGCCTGGTGCCGAGGTGATGCTTAAGGATCCACCGACGGAACTTACCCTTTCCCTCATACTCAGTATGCCCACTCCGCGGGGTTTGCCCCTTTCATTATGTAGATTTTCTGGATTGTAGCCCACGCCATTGTCCCTAATACTTAGAATTATGCTGGGATAGTTGAATACTAGCAAGATTTTTACCTCCGTTGCCCGGGCATGTTTTGCTATGTTTGTCATGCATTCCTGAAAAACCCTGTAAAGAACAATTTCTGTTTGTAACGGTGGACGTCTTTTAAATCCAATGGCTTCAAATGATACGTTTAGTCCTTGCCTGTCACGAGTGTAATCCTGAATGTACCATTCCATCGCCGGGATAAGTCCAAGATGGTCAATGACGTCCGGCCTTAGGATGGAGATTTTTTTTCTTATATGTTCGGCCATTTTCTCTACCTGTTTGATTAATGTACGACACCGTTCCCTCTGGATTAGTTCCTCTTCTGGCAGAGACATCTCGAGCACTTCGAGTCCAAAATGTAGAGAGGTTAGATTTTGTCCTAATTCGTCGTGAAGATCTGCGGCCAGTTTTTTCTTCTCCTCCTCACTCACCTCTATCAATCTCCTATAGAGATGTCTGATTTCCTCTTCAGCACGCAGTCGCTCCGAAATATCTGCTACAAAAACGACAACAGCTGGGTGCCCTCGGAAGGTAGCCGGGCTTGCCCAAAGCTCAGCCCACATAACTGAGCCATCTTTTCGGAGGGCTCGAAATGCGTACTGTTGCGGCTGGAACTGTTTTTTTTGTCGCTGGATACCTCTCTTCTTAACGGTTTCTCGGTCATCAGGATGTATCAGTTCCCAAAAGGGTTTTCCTACGAGTTCTTCTGCTGAGTTGTAGCCCAGCATAGTGACCAATCTTCTATTTAGGTACTGGAAGAGACCGTTTTGGTGAAAACAGATACCAACGAGCGAATTTTCCAACACTGTTCTGTGTTTTTCTTCTGATTCCTGGAGGATTCGCTGGATTCTTTTCTTATCCGTGATGTCTATCACAAAATATTCTTGCTGGGCAGCATATCCTCTTTTGTTACGTCTTATCAAAGCTGTTATGCTTATGTCGATTATTGAACCGTTTCTCTTTCGCATCTGTGTTTCGAATTCTTTCACGTATCCTTTTCTTTCAATCAATTGCTGGAATACCACTCTATCTTCGGGATTTACGAATATATAATCCCGGGCATTAAGTCCTATAACTTCTTCGGTGTTTGCATAACCAAGCATGTCTACTCCCGCTCTGTTGATGTCCAGAATAATTCCGTTTCTATCCGTGATGAGTATCATGATTGGGGAGTGCTCAAATAGATGGCGGTATCTCTTGCTTTTCTCAATTGAGATTCTGGGGGATTTACTTTCCCCGAAACCACTGGATTCTTTCATTATGCCCTTTGCCGATTTAGAACGAGGTGAATGAGTATAGATTTTTGACTTTAGGTATGTCAAGTAAAGTTAAATCACGATGTATCGAACAACTGTGATTAGACGTATTTTCCCCCGAACTGAATCGGTAGTTGAATTGATCTCTGAAATGATAACATTGGATTTTAAAAGGTGCTCACGAATTTTGTGATCCACGTAGATTTGAATTTTCTTAAGTTTTTGAAATAGTGATCTGTTGTTGACAGGTCCACAGATTTATTCTCCTCCTTCATTTTTTTAAGTTGTTGCTTTTTTGTAAGGTCCTTTGATACGCTTTATTTTACAATTTAAAGATGTGAGGTTGAATTGAAATTTAGCACGATTCGTTTAATGGATGTCTGGTTAGGTAGGTTTTTCTGCTTCGGATTGACATTGGTGCGTTATATCGGCGAGGCGTTATCCAGAGATGGAAGCACCTCTCAACCAATACGTAAGATCCTCTTT
This window encodes:
- a CDS encoding response regulator transcription factor, translating into MKKINILVADDHAIVRDGLKQVIDAEPDLQVIGEAEDGYEALEKTKSLKPDVIVVDIAMPVLNGLELIGLVRSAVPTVKIVIFTMYGKESFVYQALARGALGYVLKASPRTDIIEAIRAAHRGEYFLSSKIKSEVIGQYLRQHDKPPTPHGYNLLSEREQQVFRLVVEGNTTSQIASILCVSPKTVEKHRLSMMNKLGIHDRLELLKYAIKIGVVDPELWNE
- a CDS encoding TetR/AcrR family transcriptional regulator, whose protein sequence is MGTRERRQKERLARIKQIRESAAATFNEKGFEAATMEEIAKRAEISKATIYIYFKSKEDLYYALIEPSLNKLSQNLIRISESSDNPETKIIKAMEATYAFYEQDPDAYHLVARYKAAEFSKLLSPEKLSHLKNLMRSNLKQVEKAICEGMEKGIFREVDPKVVSIIIWNTFMGVIQFQENRMMPGKSDYRKSTLYAAMEIILRGIRKGL
- a CDS encoding 3-hydroxyacyl-CoA dehydrogenase — encoded protein: MDFKQTVALVTGGASGLGEACVRRIAEAGGKAAILDLQQDKGEKLAAELGDQVIFANTDVTNEESVSSAIKQCLEAFGLINVVINCAGVGDPGKVLSKKGPMPLSFFNRVLQINLVGTFNVIRLAVEKMLTNTPNTEGERGVIINTASIAAFDGQIGQAAYSASKAGIVGMTLPIARECAEYGIRVVTIAPGVFDTPMLAALPEPAREALCRMVPFPPRLGRPDEYAMLCQHIIENPMLNGDTIRLDGALRMPAK
- a CDS encoding 3-hydroxyacyl-CoA dehydrogenase NAD-binding domain-containing protein, coding for MEIKNVSIVGLGTLGTQISVQCAAYGYNVKGYDTVSDSFSKTLEKIRATMKTTGKGPTVPIDAWEKAAASVKVITDMEECLKDADLVIEAVPEVLELKREVFTKMDKLAPKHAILATNSSSIPISRIESATNRPERCLNMHFYQPAVGFILCDIMGGTKTLPEIIETARQFIRSLDLIPLKVNKEILGFCFNSVWRAIKKHVLFLACNGYVDFRDIDRAWMVFTGMPYGPFALMDMVGLDVVYDIEMSYYNESKDPRDIPPPSFKEMIDRNELGVKTGKGFYTYPNPEWARPDFLKG
- a CDS encoding 3-hydroxyacyl-CoA dehydrogenase family protein yields the protein MTLKTIEKIAVLGGGLIGSGWATNFLWKGYPVNIYDISDEALDMARKRISTNFDYLVSKGIITEEQARVSKGLARYTTDLSEAVKDADFIQEAAPERYEIKQQLLREVDQFASPNTVFASSTSGLLITRIAEGSAYPQRCLGAHPYNPPYLIPLVEISKGERTAQEYIDHAYNFYRALGKEPIVLQKEAVGFIANRLSMALYREAVDLVWRGVCSVADVDRAVTFGPGLRLALMGPNLIYHLGGGQQGIKGILQHIGPTVESWWEDMADWKRWPPGWLEIAQEGVLKEISERSPEQGRTIEEIARWRDDGLIMLLKFHGKI
- a CDS encoding thiolase family protein, which codes for MENKTDIVIVSAVRTPFSRFDTAMADIPSIDLAMIVMKEVINRVNVKTAEVDEVYYGSCVVAEFALETDIPARQATLLAGFPPELFSVTLDRACCSSLTTLRLGALSMKAGMANTVMSVGSENMPRTPHLAPGLRRGTRLGHIKLIDLLYELGYQAKGFKPVAVDAGEVALEYGVTREMQDEWALRSHERCLKAYEDGKIRVGEELTPVIIPQKKGGPIVIDRDEAPRKTSLEELSKLKTVYGSPTVTAGNAPPISAGSSAILLMTREQAEKRGLEPLATVVAVVSHAMEPRGIAIIPAYTIQKALATAGLTIDDMKLIEINEAFAAMPLVSTKILAGGDEKKWKELQERTNVNGGAIAIGHPVGASAGRITMTLAYELRRRGGGYGVAAICGGLAQGEAIILKV
- a CDS encoding 3-keto-5-aminohexanoate cleavage protein, encoding MKEKAIITAAITGSIHTPTMSPYLPITPKQIADEAVRAYEAGAAVCHIHARNPENGMPVPDTNLIREIITEIKSRCNIVICITTGGGLGMTVEQRVAPVTLFKPELASFNAGSINFALFHAIPRFSGWKYDWETKYLAMSEDFIFPNTFKTMREYCAIFNENGTKPEFEIYDAGMVNNVAFLIEAGHVKKPVYIQFVMGVLGGITASPENLMFLVDYAKRLIGDFEFSVCVAGRAQFPICTQSLLLGGNCRVGLEDNLYLEKGRLAKSNAEQVEKIIRIARELGIEPATPDEARKILGLKGIENVNF
- a CDS encoding acyl--CoA ligase, with amino-acid sequence MILAPKEKIKEWTEKGVWGNKTLIDCFKENVAKAPDKICLVDPPNKETLVGLKPERLTYKELDRAVDATGEALLSKGIGKDDIVVVQLPNTWELAMLYLAITRAGALISPLPMQWRQTEINHVLRTTEAKAFITVETFNNFSHKKMIEELKPNFSNLKEILTLEEIREMSKGDVTGKLDKVPLDPNDIFTLCWSSGTEAEPKGCPLSHNNWIFQASFCYETAPIKPGDNVITAGPLVNMASVGTVFIEWLIGGGKFCLHHPFDGPTFVMQLMTEEINYTLLVPAIVNALLKHPKVDQFDLKKMRAITIGAAPPSLWSVQELRRRWGIEFANIWGQNEGTANVAGPYDIPDLEMRLDHFPHYGKKGSKWENISPLRKHIHMKILDPVTKKELTEEGAVGELWYKGPNVIPCYFRRPDLTEKSFDKDGFFNTGDLFQIKDNDCVGFFDRAKDIIIRGGFNISAQEVENMILAYPKVLDAAAVAMPDEMLGEKVCVYVVPKPGEQLTLEEIKTFMKEKGIAAYKIPERLEIITAIPRNPVGKILKGVLREDIKKKLGK
- a CDS encoding PAS domain S-box protein codes for the protein MKESSGFGESKSPRISIEKSKRYRHLFEHSPIMILITDRNGIILDINRAGVDMLGYANTEEVIGLNARDYIFVNPEDRVVFQQLIERKGYVKEFETQMRKRNGSIIDISITALIRRNKRGYAAQQEYFVIDITDKKRIQRILQESEEKHRTVLENSLVGICFHQNGLFQYLNRRLVTMLGYNSAEELVGKPFWELIHPDDRETVKKRGIQRQKKQFQPQQYAFRALRKDGSVMWAELWASPATFRGHPAVVVFVADISERLRAEEEIRHLYRRLIEVSEEEKKKLAADLHDELGQNLTSLHFGLEVLEMSLPEEELIQRERCRTLIKQVEKMAEHIRKKISILRPDVIDHLGLIPAMEWYIQDYTRDRQGLNVSFEAIGFKRRPPLQTEIVLYRVFQECMTNIAKHARATEVKILLVFNYPSIILSIRDNGVGYNPENLHNERGKPRGVGILSMRERVSSVGGSLSITSAPGKGTSVRVEIPIGD